The nucleotide sequence GCCGCGGCCTGGATCCGGCTGCCGCGTCGTGGTGCGTCCCAGGTCAGGACGGTGTGAGCGAGACCGAGTTCGGCGGCCCAACGTCCGACGGCGGCCGCTTCCCCGGCGGAGCCCGGGCGCAGGCCGTGATCGACGGTGGCGACGCGCAGGCGGCCCGCGGCGTCGATCCGGGCCGCCGCGTGCATCAGGGCGGTCGAATCCGGTCCGCCCGAGACGGCGAGCAGAACCTTGGCTTCGGCCTTGTCGAGAAACGGAGCGAGGGCGCGGGCGAGGTGTTCGTCGGGGGAGGCGGGGGCGTCGCTCAAGCGGCGCAGCGGGCGCGCTTCTGCTCCCGCTCGACGCCCTGGCGCACGGTGGCGCCCGCGCTCGGGAACTTGCGCTCCACCTCGGCGAGCGTGGCGCAGGCCTGGGCCTTGGCGCCGAGCGCGTGCAGCGAGGCGCCGAGCTTCAGCATGGCTTCCGGGGCGACGGGCGAGTTCGCGTAGTCGGTCGACACCTTCAGGAACTGCTCGGCGGCCTCGCGGGAGCGATTGCGCTGAAGGTAGCTCTCACCGAGCCAGTAGGTCGCCTTGGGGACGAGGCGGTCGCGGGGATGCGACTGGATGAACTGGCGCAGGCTCATCTCGGCCTGCTCGTACTGCCGCTCGCGGATCAGGGCGTAGGCCGCCTCGAAATCGGCCTGCGCGTCGCCGCTGCCGGTCGCCGCGATGCTGGCGCTTCCGCCCGGTGCTTCGACCGGACCGATCGAACCGGTGCGAGCGGGCGGCGGCGACAGGTCGACCGGGCCGCCGAGACCGGGCGGCGGCAGGTCCATGTCGTCCGAGGCGGCGCCGTCGGCATCCGCCGCCGTCGGCGGGACCGGGCGGCGCGATGGCGACTCGGCCTCGGCGATCGCCCCGGACGGCAGCGGCAGGGAGGGCTGCGTCGTGCCGAGCGGCTTCGGCGCGCCCAGCGCGTTCGGGTTCTGCTCCGGGTCGAAGGCGTCACCGCGCTTGCCCGGTCGTCCGTCGCCGGGATTGGTGCCGTAGGGCGCGGCCGAGGGAGGCGATGCGGCGGGAGCCGGAGCCTTGCGGGCCGGGGCGGCCCCACTCCCCTTCCCTTCCTGGAAGCGGAACTCGACATCCTCCTGGAACTTGCGAAGCTGTTCCTTGAGCTGTCGGTTCTCGTACTGGAGCGTCTCGATCTGCCCCGAGAGCTGCCGCGAGACGTTTTCGAGGCGATTGAGGCGGACCACGAGTTCCGAGGCGTCCTGCGCCCGCGCAGGTCCCGAAATCGCGAGGCCGAGGCCGAGGGTCAGGAGCAGGCGGCGGAGCATGGCGGCTGGCACCGATCAGTCTTCTCGTTCGCGGGCCGGCTTGGTGTCTCTCACGAAACTCCCGCTGCGCCGTCGTGCCCGGAGTGGGCGCGGATGGTGATCGAGAGTTTCGTGAGGCACTCTTACCCGTTAGCAGATGGCCCGGCCGGCCGCAAAACCGGGCCGCCACCCGAATGTCAGGAGCCGGCGCCGCCGTCCAGCACGCTGACGGCGCGGCGGTTCTGCGACCAGCAGGAGATGTCGTTGCACACCGCCACCGGCCGCTCCTTGCCGTAGGACACCGTCCGCATCCGCGAGGCCGGGATGCCGCGGGAGGCGAGATAGTCCTGCACGGTCTGGGCGCGGCGGGCGCCCAGCGAGTAGTTGTACTCGCGGGTGCCGCGCTCGTCGGCATGTCCCTCGATCAGGAAGCTGTAGCGCGCGTAGCGCTGAAGCCAGGCGGCCTGCTTGTCGAGGGTGGCGGTGGCGGTCGGGGTGAGATCGGTGGAATCGGATTCGAAGAACACCCGGTCGCCGACGTTCACCACGAAGTCCTGGGCGCTGCCGGGGCGCGCCACGCCGCCGGCACCGCCCGCGCCGAAGCCGGAGGCATCGGCCAGGTCGCTGTCCTTGCTGCAGGCGCCGAGGCCGAGTGCGGCGCACAGTGCCAGCGTCAGGCAAAGCCCACGGAAACGCGCGGGTGTCGACATCGTCTCTCTCCTCACGGCCGAGCCGTGCCGGTTGTCCGTTCTCCGCCGGTTCCGATCGTGCGATCGTGGGCCGGCTCCGCCTTCCCCGTTTCGACGCATCCGCGATCATCGGCCGGGGCACTCTCATCCCGAACGATAGCCGCGGACGGTTAAGCGTCCCTCACGCAAGCGTCCGCTTCGTCGTCCGCCCGCGGGACGGACCGCCCCGAATGTCCGGAGCCTCCTCCCGAGCCCGACCGCAGCGCGCCCCAGGGTTCTGCCGAAGATTGCGGCGCGGCGGCGGCACCGTCGAGATTCGCGCCGCATCGGCGCTCGATGTTGCAATGCAGCAACAGGTGCGGCGTCAGGCGGCGCGCAGGGTCGCGATCGCGTCCCGGGCGCAGCGGGCGGCCTGGATCGCCGAGCCGAGGGCCGCCTTGATCTCGGCCCCGCTCAGGCAGGCCTGTTCCAGGGCGGCGCAGGCGCCCGAAAGATCGTGGAAGGACAGCGCGCCGCTCGACGAAACGAGCGCATGCGCGTCGCGGGCGAGGTGCGCCGGTTCGGCTGCGGGCGCCTCGATCCGGGTCGCGATCTCTCGATCGAGAGCGCCGAGCAGTTCCATGAGACGTGGCTTCCCGAAGAGAGCTTCGAGTTCGGCCAAAATCTCGGGATCGAAGGCGGCTGGCCGGGCAAAGCCGGATACGTGCGTGTCGGCCCGGTTCATTCCATCGCCCAGCTTTGCAGGAGACTGCTTTGGGCCTTGCGGGTTAACGAAGCATTAACCGTTCGACCGCGTGATGGGCATGCCGCAAACTGGACGAGGGCCATGCTCGCCGCGCCGACCGTCCTCATCGTCGAGGACAACTATCTGTTGCTGGAGATGCTCACGCGGCTGTGCGAGCAGGAAGGCATGCGGGTGCGCGCCGCGTCGAGCGGAGAGGCCGCGCTGACGATGCTCCGGTCCGGCGGCGAGACCATCGATTGGCTGTTCACCGACATCAACCTTCCCGGCCTGATCGACGGCTGGACCGTGGCCGCCGCCTACCGCGAGCGTCGGCCTCACGGACCGGTCATCTACGCCTCGACCGCAGTGCAGGTCGGGCGACGCACGGTCCCCGGCAGCATCTATGTCCGCAAGCCGTTCCGGGCGCGGGAAATCCTGGCGCTGGCGAGCATGATGGCCCTCTCGAACGAGGCCGAGAACGAACCTTGCGTGGCCGGTTGACGGCCCCCCGCGCGGGATTGCCCCGGGATGGCCCTATGCCGCGTCGAAGAGTGCGCGGATGCCGGGGTTCGCCTCCCATGCATCGATACGGGCGCAGGTCAGGTCCTCCGCCCGGTGCCGGGCGTAGAGGGCGAAGCTCTCCGCGATGAAGTCGGGAAGGTCGAACAGGCGCGGCGGATCGCGGCGCCCATCGCCCTTGAACAGGGTCGAGGCTGCCACGCCGTAGCGCTCGGCGACCGGCGGCAGGACAGGCCAGACGGGTTCGGCGGCCAGCGCGTCGGGGGCGTAGGCCTCGACGGGGATGTCGAGCGGCCGGCAGCCGGCTTCATGGGCGAGCCGCCGGGCGATGTCGCCGAGCACGGGCAGCCGCGGGTGGTTGATGACGTGCATGAAGACGCCCGAGCGGGTCCAGAGGGCGAATTCCCGGCTCAGGTCGAACCCGACGTCGCGGGCGATCCGCAACAGGTACTCCGCACTCGCGTCCCACAGGGCGAAGTACCCGAGCCGCTCGAACACGGCACCTGTATAGAGCCGCAGGGTCGCCTCGACGCTCAGGCCCCGGCGGAAGGCCTGGAGGGCGATGGCCGAATGGTAGGGGCCGACCGGCGAGGCGACGAGCCGCGAGAGCCGCAGGCTCGCCTCGTCGCCGACATGGACCAGATCGGGATGGAAGCCGGAGAACAGGATCGTCGGGTAGAGCCGCAGGCGCGGCACCCGCCCGGCCAGCGCGTGGACGTTGCCGCCGGCGATGAAGCCCTCGGGGAAGAAGTGCGAAAAGACGTGGTCGGCCCGGTCGAGATGGTTCGCGAGCCGGTCGATATGCCCGAAACGCCGACCGAGCCCACCCAGGAGGATCGTCTCGACCGCGGCGCCCGGCAGCAGCAGCCGCAGCGCCTGCGCGACGCCGGTCGCCTGGCAATTGCCGATCACGGCGATGCGCGGGCTCCCGGCGGCCTGCCGCCACGGTCTCGCCCAGGATCGCGGGGAGAACGCGCGGGAGGACAGCGCCTGGACGGCCGGTGCGACCGGCCCGAAAAGGTGGGCAAGGGAGGCCAAGCGGCGCGCGGCCTCTCGTGGGCGGGCGTGCAGGATCGGATCAGGCGATGAACCCTTACCGCGATCTACCGGCCGAGCGATTCTGGCGCAAGGCGGTGGCCGGCGTCGCCCCTTTCGCCCTCGATCCGGGCCCGCGCGGAACCTTCTCGATCGCCCGCACCGACCGGGTCGCGACGGCCGGTTCCTGCTTCGCGCAGCGGGTCTCGCAGGCGCTGGCGCGCGGCGGTTTCCGCTACCACGTCACCGAGGCGGCGCCGGAGGGCATGACCGAGGCCGAGGCGGCTTCGCGCCAGTACGGCACCTTCTCGGCCCGCTACGGCAATCTCTACGGCCCGCGCCAGTTCGTGCAACTGTTCGACCGTGCCTTCGGCGCCTTCGATCCGCAATTGAAGGCGTGGCGGCGCGAGGACGGGCGCTTCGTCGATCCGTTCCGACCGACCGTCGAACCGGACGGTTTCGCCGACGAGGCGGCGGTGATCGAGGCCCGCGCCGGCCACCTCGCCCGCGTGCGCGACCTGTTCGAGAGCCTCGACGTGCTGGTCGTGACGCTCGGCCTGACCGAGGGCTGGCGCTGCCGGGCGGACGGGGCGGCGCTCTCCCTCGCGCCGGGTGTCGCCGGCGGCCGGTTCGATCCGGACGAGGTCGCCTTCGTCAACGCGGGCACGGCGGAGGTGATCGCCGATGTCGGCGGTTTCCTCGACCGGCTGTGGAGCGTCAACGCCGGCGCGCGGGTGATCCTCACCGTCTCGCCGGTGCCGCTGATCGCGACCTATCGCGACCAGCACGTGCTCGTCGCGAACGCGCATTCGAAGGCGGTGCTGCGGGCCGCCGCCGGGGAGTTGTGCGCGCGCGGCGACCCGCGCCTCGTCTACTTTCCCTCCTACGAGATCATCACGAGCCACACCAATGGCGGGCGCTACTACGAGGAGGATCAGCGCAGCATCGCCGAGGCCGGCGTCGCCCACGTGATGCGCGCGTTCATGACGACCTTCTCGCCCGCCTCCGACGACGGGGGGCGGGTCGACCGTCCGGCCCATGCCGGCGAGGTGGAGTTCGCCGGCACCGCGGGCGTGGTCTGCGACGAGGAGACGATCGAGCGCAGCCTCGCCTGAGGCGGCGCTATTTCAGGTGGGCGAAGTAGACATCGCCCGCCGCCCGCTTCAACTCGGCCCCGGCATCGCGGCCGAGGGCATCGGCGTCGGCGGCCGCGCCCTCGCGTTGGACGGCCCAGTGGCGGCTGCCGTCCGGCAGGAACAGGAGCCCGTCGAGGCTGATGCGATCGCCCTTGACCTGCGCCAGGGCGGCGATCGGCGTGCGGCACGATCCGTCGAGTTCGGCGAGAAGGCCGCGCTCCGCGTTCAGCGCCGTCGTGGTGACCGCGCAGGCGACCGGGGCCAGCAGCGCCCGGATCGCATCGTCGCCCGCCCTGCACTCGACGCCGAGGGCGCCTTGCGCGACGGCCGGAAGCATCTCCTCCACCGAGAGCACGCTGCGGGCGACATCTTCCATGCCGAGCCGTTGCAGCCCGGCGAGCGCGAGCAGCGTGGCGTCGCATTCCCCCGCCTCCAGCTTGCGCATGCGGGTGTTGGCGTTGCCGCGCAAGGGGACGATCCGGAGATCCGGGCGGTGCATCAGCACCTGTGCGCCCCGCCGCAGGGACGAGGTGCCGACCCGTGCCCCGCTCGGGAGATCGGCCAGACCGTTCGCGGACCCTGCGCCGAGGAAGGCGTCGCGCGGGTCGTCCCGCTCCAGGATGCAGCCGATGACGAGGCCGTCGGGCAGCCAGGTCTCCACGTCCTTCATGGAGTGGACGGCGACGTCGATGGTGTCGGCGAACAGCGCCTGCTCCAACTCCTTGGTGAACAGGCCCTTGCCGCCGATCTCCGAGAGCGGCCGGTCGAGCACCCGGTCGGCCACAGTGGAGACGACGACGATCTCCGTCTCCAGCCCCGGATTGGCGGCGACGATCCGGTCGCGGACCATGCCGGTCTGGGCCAGCGCCATCGGGCTGCCGCGGGTGCCGATTCTCAGGGGTCGCGCGAGGGTCATGCCCCGCGCTGTAGCCGAGACCGCGGCGCCCGTCACGCCGGCCCGGCCCTGGACCGCGTGCGGACGCGTGGCCGGCCGCGATGCTTTGTCGGAAAACTTCGGGAAAGGGGCTGGACAGCCTGCCCGGCCATTGCTAATCCGCCGCCACCGCACGGGACTGGTGGCCCGGCGGTCCGGCCTCTCCAAAAGAGGCTTCGGGCGCATAGCTCAGTTGGTAGAGCAGCTGACTCTTAATCAGCGGGTCCTAGGTTCGAACCCTAGTGCGCCCACCAATCTTTACAATCACTTAGCCGATACCTGCAGCGCCGTTTCGACACGGCGTCAGCGGCTCATTTCGACAAACCCTCTCGCTTCGTTCTCGCATCCAACCGCTTGCGGGCGCCCTCGCGCCGCTGCGCGGCCGTGGTCTGGGCGTAGCGGAGCAGTGCGGCCGTGGTCAGGTGACCGCTGAGCGCGCGGAGTTGCGCGTCGGTCAGGCCGGCCTCGGCGCCCTCGACATTGCCGCCGTGGCGCAGGCCCATGAACTTCACCTCGGCATCGATCCCGGCCGCCTCGCGGATCTCCGCGACCTGA is from Methylorubrum populi and encodes:
- the ybgF gene encoding tol-pal system protein YbgF: MLRRLLLTLGLGLAISGPARAQDASELVVRLNRLENVSRQLSGQIETLQYENRQLKEQLRKFQEDVEFRFQEGKGSGAAPARKAPAPAASPPSAAPYGTNPGDGRPGKRGDAFDPEQNPNALGAPKPLGTTQPSLPLPSGAIAEAESPSRRPVPPTAADADGAASDDMDLPPPGLGGPVDLSPPPARTGSIGPVEAPGGSASIAATGSGDAQADFEAAYALIRERQYEQAEMSLRQFIQSHPRDRLVPKATYWLGESYLQRNRSREAAEQFLKVSTDYANSPVAPEAMLKLGASLHALGAKAQACATLAEVERKFPSAGATVRQGVEREQKRARCAA
- the pal gene encoding peptidoglycan-associated lipoprotein Pal, translating into MSTPARFRGLCLTLALCAALGLGACSKDSDLADASGFGAGGAGGVARPGSAQDFVVNVGDRVFFESDSTDLTPTATATLDKQAAWLQRYARYSFLIEGHADERGTREYNYSLGARRAQTVQDYLASRGIPASRMRTVSYGKERPVAVCNDISCWSQNRRAVSVLDGGAGS
- a CDS encoding Hpt domain-containing protein, which produces MELLGALDREIATRIEAPAAEPAHLARDAHALVSSSGALSFHDLSGACAALEQACLSGAEIKAALGSAIQAARCARDAIATLRAA
- a CDS encoding response regulator, with protein sequence MLAAPTVLIVEDNYLLLEMLTRLCEQEGMRVRAASSGEAALTMLRSGGETIDWLFTDINLPGLIDGWTVAAAYRERRPHGPVIYASTAVQVGRRTVPGSIYVRKPFRAREILALASMMALSNEAENEPCVAG
- a CDS encoding WcbI family polysaccharide biosynthesis putative acetyltransferase, producing the protein MASLAHLFGPVAPAVQALSSRAFSPRSWARPWRQAAGSPRIAVIGNCQATGVAQALRLLLPGAAVETILLGGLGRRFGHIDRLANHLDRADHVFSHFFPEGFIAGGNVHALAGRVPRLRLYPTILFSGFHPDLVHVGDEASLRLSRLVASPVGPYHSAIALQAFRRGLSVEATLRLYTGAVFERLGYFALWDASAEYLLRIARDVGFDLSREFALWTRSGVFMHVINHPRLPVLGDIARRLAHEAGCRPLDIPVEAYAPDALAAEPVWPVLPPVAERYGVAASTLFKGDGRRDPPRLFDLPDFIAESFALYARHRAEDLTCARIDAWEANPGIRALFDAA
- a CDS encoding GSCFA domain-containing protein, coding for MNPYRDLPAERFWRKAVAGVAPFALDPGPRGTFSIARTDRVATAGSCFAQRVSQALARGGFRYHVTEAAPEGMTEAEAASRQYGTFSARYGNLYGPRQFVQLFDRAFGAFDPQLKAWRREDGRFVDPFRPTVEPDGFADEAAVIEARAGHLARVRDLFESLDVLVVTLGLTEGWRCRADGAALSLAPGVAGGRFDPDEVAFVNAGTAEVIADVGGFLDRLWSVNAGARVILTVSPVPLIATYRDQHVLVANAHSKAVLRAAAGELCARGDPRLVYFPSYEIITSHTNGGRYYEEDQRSIAEAGVAHVMRAFMTTFSPASDDGGRVDRPAHAGEVEFAGTAGVVCDEETIERSLA
- the hemC gene encoding hydroxymethylbilane synthase, with translation MTLARPLRIGTRGSPMALAQTGMVRDRIVAANPGLETEIVVVSTVADRVLDRPLSEIGGKGLFTKELEQALFADTIDVAVHSMKDVETWLPDGLVIGCILERDDPRDAFLGAGSANGLADLPSGARVGTSSLRRGAQVLMHRPDLRIVPLRGNANTRMRKLEAGECDATLLALAGLQRLGMEDVARSVLSVEEMLPAVAQGALGVECRAGDDAIRALLAPVACAVTTTALNAERGLLAELDGSCRTPIAALAQVKGDRISLDGLLFLPDGSRHWAVQREGAAADADALGRDAGAELKRAAGDVYFAHLK